CTGGTGCCCGAGCGGCGCGACCTCTTCGCCTCCATGACGGTGGCGGACAACCTCCAGCTCGGGGCCTACAGCCGCCGCCGCGAGAACTGGCGCCGGGAGCTGGAGGAGGTCTACACCCGCTTTCCCCGCCTCTCGGAGCGCCGCCGCCAGCTCGCGGGCACCCTCTCGGGCGGGGAGCAGCAGATGCTCGCCATCGGCCGGGCGCTGATGGGCAAACCGAAACTGCTCCTGCTCGACGAGCCCTCGCTGGGGCTGGCGCCCCTCATCGTGCGCGACATCCTGGGCATCGTGCGGGGGCTGAGGGCCGAGGGCGTCACGGTGCTCCTGGTCGAGCAGAACGCCCGCGCTAGCCTCGCCATCAGCGACGAGGCCTACGTGCTGGAAACCGGTCAGGTGCGGATGCATGGCCCCGCCGCCGAGCTGGCCCGCAACCCCGAGCTGGGGGCGAGCTACCTGGGAGGCTAGCGCCATCTCCCCCACCCTTTTGCCCACATGCCCGCGCTCTAGAGTGCGGGCATGATCGTTGCCTTCGTGAACCCGGCGGGTGTGCTGATCCCGAACGACCCGTCGGAGGACTTGCGGCCCGCCCAGGCCGCCCTCGCGGCGCTGCTGTCGGGCGCTGAACTCATCCCCGTGACTGCTCTGGACGAGGAGGGCATTCTCGACGTTCCGGCGGCCTTCACCTCCTGGCAGGTGCTGCGGCACGGCGCCGTCGTCCTGACCCCCGACGGCGAGGAGGACCCCGCCTGGCGCCGCCTGACCCTGGAGACCCTGCGCGAGCGCGAGGGGGCGCTCCGCCTCGCCTTCCAGGCCGCCCAGCATATCGGCTGGCTGGGGCAACTGGGCACCGAGGCCGAGCTGCACGAGCGTCAGGGCCTCCCGCTGATGGTGACCGTGCGCCACCCCCACGGCGTCGAGCATGCCTTGAGCGCCGCCGAGCGGGAGTGGCGCACCTGGCTGGACGAGGGGCCTTTCCGGGGAGAGCTGCGCCTGATCGGGGAGGGGGACACCCTCACATTGCTCCCCCGCGAGGTGAACCCCGAGAGCGCCGTGAACTTCATCCTGTCTGGGCTTGAGGACGTGGACCTGACCCTCGGCGTGAGCGCCCGGGCCTCGGACGCCGCCTTCCTCGCCCTCTGCGACTACGCGGTGACACCGGGGGACGGCCCGGTCGTCGGTGCCGTCCTCGCCCGCCTCGAGTCCTCCGGCGACGAGGACGAGTGAGCATGGCCCCTTTCGGGAGTAGGGTCAATGTTCAGGTGCACCGGTTGTACGCGAACGTCTACCTGCTGGAAACGCCTCAGGGGCGGCTCGTCGTGGACGCCGGAGCCCTCCCCTACGTGCCCCGCTTTGCCCGTCTGCTGCGAAGCTTTCAGCCCGACGCGCTGCTGCTCACCCATCACCACGTCGACCACACAGGAGGGGCGTTTCTCGCCGCGCGCTTGGGCGTTCCCATCCTCGCCCACCCGGATGAGCATGGCCTGCTGACCGGGGAGGAGCACCGCCTCCCCTCCCCGGCCCGTCACCCGAGTCTGGGTGAATTCCTCTCGCGGCTTCATCCCAAGGTTCCGGCCTCCGCCCTCCATGCCGCTCGGCCCGGTGAGCAGATT
This window of the Deinococcus apachensis DSM 19763 genome carries:
- a CDS encoding ABC transporter ATP-binding protein; this encodes MTAPPLLLDVRDLHTRYGRVEALSGVSIQVPAGHIVSVIGANGAGKTTLMNSIMGVLPSAGELTYAGESLRGVPLEGRVARGISLVPERRDLFASMTVADNLQLGAYSRRRENWRRELEEVYTRFPRLSERRRQLAGTLSGGEQQMLAIGRALMGKPKLLLLDEPSLGLAPLIVRDILGIVRGLRAEGVTVLLVEQNARASLAISDEAYVLETGQVRMHGPAAELARNPELGASYLGG
- a CDS encoding MBL fold metallo-hydrolase is translated as MAPFGSRVNVQVHRLYANVYLLETPQGRLVVDAGALPYVPRFARLLRSFQPDALLLTHHHVDHTGGAFLAARLGVPILAHPDEHGLLTGEEHRLPSPARHPSLGEFLSRLHPKVPASALHAARPGEQILGWKIVHLPGHTSGQIGLLRDGVLVAGDAVIGERRGAHLPRAAYNEDHGATVGTLHLIAELDLRTILPGHGGPLTPGQIRQRTGRSREAEAARHVTSN